One Nocardia iowensis DNA window includes the following coding sequences:
- a CDS encoding WXG100 family type VII secretion target, whose product MTDMLYDKATMLGLYESLKTYHGTLMQQVEVDFPAATNKLQTAWENNASFSAFMDVKKSWDTQFSDTNEILQRIATEVDNSLQRAFHTDQTIGDGFGA is encoded by the coding sequence ATGACAGACATGCTCTATGACAAGGCCACGATGCTCGGTCTGTACGAGAGCCTGAAGACCTACCACGGCACGCTGATGCAGCAGGTAGAGGTGGACTTCCCGGCCGCGACGAACAAGTTGCAGACGGCGTGGGAAAACAACGCCTCTTTCTCGGCATTCATGGATGTCAAGAAGTCTTGGGACACCCAGTTCTCGGACACCAACGAGATCCTGCAGCGGATCGCCACCGAGGTGGACAACTCGCTGCAGCGCGCGTTCCATACCGACCAGACCATCGGTGACGGCTTCGGCGCCTGA
- a CDS encoding WXG100 family type VII secretion target, producing the protein MSGSGVSNSAAADQAASDMGEVVMAIRTTIDKIQDEVQAAAKGWKGEASQAFNDAAIAWDGEARRLKALLDDMGQKVGVGAEKLRAMDSNNDFGGLKI; encoded by the coding sequence ATGTCGGGTAGTGGTGTAAGTAATAGTGCTGCCGCTGATCAAGCAGCGAGTGACATGGGCGAGGTCGTGATGGCCATCCGCACGACCATCGACAAGATCCAGGACGAGGTCCAAGCGGCCGCCAAGGGCTGGAAGGGCGAGGCGTCGCAGGCGTTCAACGACGCCGCCATCGCGTGGGACGGCGAGGCGCGTCGTCTCAAGGCGCTGCTCGACGACATGGGCCAGAAGGTCGGTGTCGGTGCCGAGAAGCTGCGTGCGATGGACTCCAACAACGACTTCGGCGGCCTCAAGATCTAG